GCTAGTCCTGATAAAACAGCACCTACCAAAAAGCCAACGGCGGTTTTCCAGTCGAGGAAGATTAAAAGTAAAATAAAAACAATCACTCCGATAATAGCAATTGTTTTGTATTGACGATTCAAATAAGCTTTAGCTCCTTGTTGAATCGCTTTGGCAATTTCTTGCATTTTGTCATTGCCAGCGCCTTTTTTAAGAATTACTCTAATCAACACAACTCCGTAAAGAATTGCAATGATTGAAGTAACCAAGGCGAAAATAATTGGTAGATTCATAAAAGTGGTACTAGCGAGACTAGCGAGACTAGCAAGACCAGTTAGTTGTGTTGAATCTCTGGACTTGTCTTGCTTGTTTTACTTGTCTTGCTTCTTTTATTTGTTTTTAAGTTTTGCCATTTTATCTTTGTCCTTTTGTTCTTGCTTCTTGCGTTTAGCGTCACGTTTTATTTTTACATCGGCCTTGTTACGTAAAACTTGCTTACCTTTATAGTGGCCACAGGCAGGACAAGCTCGATGAGCTTTTATTGGAGCTTTACATTCCGGACAAAGTGCAGGTTGGGCAACTTTAAGAGCGTCATGGGATCTGCCCATGCGAGTTTTGGAATGAGTTTTTCTGTGTTTTGGTACTGACATAAAATTAGTTAAAAGTTATAATGTTAAAAGTTTAGAGTCAATGTGTAGAAATAGTAGCTTATTTTGGAAAATAAATCAAGTCCTGTGTTTAAAATTAAAAAGCAGAATTTGATATTGAACAAATTCCGCTTTTGTGGTATTCAACGTTGAGGAAAATTATTTTTGAGGTAGTTTTTCCAATCCTTGGAAAATTTGATAAAAAGCGCCGTGCATACGACAAAGGTGAGCTCAAGTGTTAATCCCGGAAGGAAAAGAGCGGGGTCATGATCAAAGGCGTTGTAAGCCATGATCCAGACTGGGATATTGAGGATTGATAAAACGAGGAAGACAATTGCCCAGCGGTTGTTTTTTTTAATAGCAGCCCTTGCTCCAGTTTCACAAAACTCATTTATTCCTTGTGAATGAATTAGTACTGCTT
This region of Candidatus Falkowbacteria bacterium genomic DNA includes:
- the rpmF gene encoding 50S ribosomal protein L32, which produces MSVPKHRKTHSKTRMGRSHDALKVAQPALCPECKAPIKAHRACPACGHYKGKQVLRNKADVKIKRDAKRKKQEQKDKDKMAKLKNK